A window of Bos mutus isolate GX-2022 chromosome 3, NWIPB_WYAK_1.1, whole genome shotgun sequence genomic DNA:
GCCCGCCTCGGCCCCCGCGGAACTGCCCGGCGACGGCCGCATGGTGCAGCTGAGCCCGCCCGCGCTGGcggcccccgccgcccccggccGCGCGCTGCTCTACAGCCTCAGCCAGCCGTTGGCCTCGCTCGGCAGGTCAGGGCCGGGGGGAAGGGCGGGTGGGCAGGCGGCGCGGGCCCTGGGACTCCCCTTCCGCACGTGGAGAGCCAGCCATCCCCTCCCGGCCAGCGAGTGGCTGAGCTCGcggagagagggggagaggggggTTTACACCCGGAGACGGAAAAGCCTAGGCTGGAGACCCCGTGCAAGTGAGGAAGGAGCCCTCAGcaaatgtgtttgtgtatgtgtgtgcgtgggTGTGCACGCAGGGGGGAGTGTGCGGATGGTTTGTGTCTGCGGCATGCAGGGAGCGCAGAAGCTGAGGAGGGGGAGTGCAGGCATGCGGCTGGGTGTGAGCAGAAGTGCGGGGTTCtgcgtggtggtggtggcggggtGGACTGGAGGAGTCTTGTGAGTGTGAGTACCGGGCAGGAGTGTGTCTCAGTGCGCTCCGGTGTGAAATTCTTCTGGATTCTGCAGCCCTCAGTGGACAGGTGAGAGACGAGCATCTGAGAGTGACTGGAGAGGGATCCCTCCCGCTAATCTCCCCTCCACCTGGGGAATGgatccctccctcctctcctgagCCCCTCCTCTCCTAGCTGCCATCTCTGGCCTGGACCCTGTGCTTCCTGTGGTGTGAAGGTGTCCGTTTCCCTGGTGGGACCACTGAGGTGGTGGAGAGCCCGAGGCAGGGTTGGGGTGGAGACGGGAAGATGAGGGGAGAGACAGTGCAGGGCAGTGGGAGTCTGCCGGATGCCAGAGAAAGAAGCTAGGGAGAGTCCAGTAGAGTGGGTCATGGGGGAGCATGTCAGCAGGACTGCTCAGGGTTTCCTGTCTGTTGTCTGTCCATGTGCCCCATGAGGCTGGGGTGAACGTGAGGGGAGGCTGAGGGTAGGGAACAGGGTGCTGTTATGAGACGCAGGAATTGCACAGTCCCAGCTGTGAAGGCTGTCTGTGTGAGCACCTGTTTGGGAGCAGAGGTGTCTATGGATTGTGCACTTGTATGGGGGAGGGGAGTATGTCTGTGCAGGATGTGTGTTCATTTTCGTGTTTGCTCCCTGTGTTTGccattgagtgtgtgtgtgtgtgtgtgtgtgtgtgtgtgtttagggtgTGCAGGTATGTGGCCCCCCTCCCCTTGCTTGTCTAACCATAGAGAAAGGCTgggtgaggggtgtgtgtgtgcttgttttATGTTCCTTGTAGCCCCCATTCTGGTGCGAAGGGACCAGGGGTGCCCTTGTTTTTCCGGGGGTTGGAGGGCTCAAGAACAGGTGGGGAGGGTCTGTGATCTGGTGGTCTGCCTGCTCCCTCTTACAGTGGCTTCTTTGGGGAGCCAGATGCCTTCCCTATGTTCGCCACCAACAACCGAGTGAAGAGGAGGCCCTCCCCTTATGAGATGGAGATTACTGATGGTGAGTTTACTCCCACCCCCAACTTGTGCACTCAGTCCCTCAAGCTGCTAGAGCCCCTGAAGGCGGGACCATCAGGGACAACTCCTAGGTGTCTCACAGGGATGGGCGAGCTGTCTTGGAGCCCCTAACTGTCAAAGTCCTTGCCCTGTTGGCCTGGGACTAGGGGAGGTCATGGGTGGAGCTGGGGGTTGCCACACAGTCCTGGGAAGAGAGGCCATGGGAGTGAGGGACACGCTGTGGTGCTTAGCTCAAACCTCCACTGTTAGTTGTTGTCTCCATTCTAGCTCCAATCCTCCACTCGGCAAggatccctcagttcagttcagttcagtcgctcagtctttgcaaccccatgaatcgcagcacgtcaggcctccctgtccatcaccaactcccggagttcactcagactcactcagactcacgtccattgagtcggtgatgccatccagccaactcatcctctgttgtccccttctcctcctgcccccaatccctcccaccatcagagttttttccaatgagtcaactgttcacatgaggtggccaaagtactggagtttcagctttagcatcattccttccaaagaacacccagggctgatctcctttagaatggactggttggatctccttgcagtccaagggactctcgagagtcttctccaacaccaaggaTCCCTGGGGAGGGCAGAAACACACAGTGCCCCTGACTCTAAGCACCAACCTCCGGGGATTATCTGCACCTTCTCCAAAGTCCTCTTGGGAGAAGAGTCTGGAGTCTGGAGTCTCCTCCTTGCCTGGAATTGTACCTTTAAAGGTCTTGTCCCAGGTCCATGCAAAGTGGGGCCCTCTTGTCCCTGTTCCCTTCCTGACACCATAGATTCTACCctactccctcccttcccccatcccagggGCTTCAGCACTTTTAATGTGAACTACCTGAGTAGTCTTTGGCCCCAAACTTTCAAGAAGCAGCTGGAGGAGGGGGACATTTGAAGGaccccccctccctcttcccaggGTTGACCAGATGTAGTAGAGGGGCCCCAGCAccaggaggcaggagagcagGCTCTTCAAAGCCCAAGGATTTTCTGGAGTTGCCAGCGCACTCTGGATGCCCAGGGTTTACCAAGCATCTACTCTGTGCCCAGAGAGAATGAGACAGAAGACATGGAGCAAGGGATAGACTCAGGCAAGAGGAAGCTGTGGAGAGGTTGGTAGTTCTCTGAAAAAGACCTGAGAGGAATAGACAGAGATGGAGGTGAAGGGAAGGATGAGGGTGTAAGATATGTCCACAGGATTTTGAAATCAGAGACTTAACCAAAAGGAGTCCATAAAAGTGGAGCTGTTAATAACATAAGGTCTAAAGTCAGGACTTTATGTGGATTCCTGTTGCTGAAATtttctgggccttggttttctcatttgtaaactaGGGAGAATAAGAGCTTCCTCACAGGTTGTTGAGCCAGTGGGGTAAAGTGCTTTTAGGACCTGCCTTGGGAAGGGTGCTGCCTCTGAAGTCTGTGTAGCTCTAGCTGTGATGGCAGCCATAACGCTCCTCTCCCCGCCTCGTCGTCAGCTACAGGCAGGGACCAATCCTTCTGACAGCGCAGCTGAGGGACTCCCCTCTGTCTGGCCTGGAGGCCAGGGTAGGATTGCCCAGCAGGAGTGTTGTATTTTTCCCAGCCTGGGTCTGACCTTTGGTGAAgaatcagcttcccaggtggtgcttttggtaaagaacccgcctgccattgcaggagacataagagatgtgcattcgatccctgggtcaggaagttcccctggagaaggaaatggcaacgcactcccgtgttcttgcctggtgaatcccatggagagaggagcctggcaggctatagtccacggggtcacaaaagagtgacGAACACTTTCAGCTGGGCGGGGGCCTGCTGGGGTTTGGAAAGACAGCTTCTAAGACACTGCAGGCAGAGATGAATGATTGGGCACAtggtgtgcgtgcgtgtgtgtgtgtgtgtgtgtgcatgtatgtgtgtgtgtgtgattgtagGAAAGAGATGATCAAGCAGGAAGTGTTGGCACTGATGAGTTGGTTTGCAGGGGCAAGGTCTGCCTCTGTTCTGGCCGTAGTCTCCCTAGCTGTGAAATGAGTAATGGGTCTTAGGTGACCCATTCTCTCTACCTAACTTTCCATGTTCTGAGGTCTGGTTCCAGGGTCATCAGAGGAAGGCAAACAACTATCCCAGGACTGGCAGTTCCTTCAGGGCACAGAGCATCCTGAGGACTGCCAGGAGCTAGCACTGTGCCTCAGTGTTTGGGAGGGCAGTTGCTGCCTCAGCCCCGGGACCTGGGAGCTAGTGGGGCCATCCTCTGCCATTCTTGGATTTGGGGATCCCTGAAAGTCCACCCTGGTCAGGCTGGGACACTTAGTGCAGTACTTTGTATACCATAGGTGCTCGATACATGCACACTCGTGTCTGCACCTGCTCTGCAAGTCTTAGTACACGAGCACTAGTGAATACTGGTCCAGTGTGTATTCAGTGCACTCTAGACATGGGAGACGGAGGCAGCCCTCAGACATCTGCCCAGAGCCTCAGGCCAAGCCTGGGCATGGCTGTCTCTCCACTCCTGTCCTAGGGGGGAGAGAGCCCCCAGTGAAGTCATTTTCCCACTGCTCTCTCCTCCATTCCCCACCTGTCAGCATGATCAGTTAGTCAGCACATATTTAGTAAGCTCTTATTCTGTGCTTTTCTGCACCCTTAGAAGAAAATCCCTGTATCTTACTGCAGGGCCCTATGGAATCTGGACCTAGACTACTCTGATCTCACCCACACTAATCTAGCCAGGCTAGCTTTCACTGTTTTTcaactcagggcctttgcacttccaGCTTCCCTTCCTGTGTCTGGCTGGCTCTTCTTTGACTTTAAGTTCTTCCGTTATAGGGTGGCTCAgacgctaaagaatctgcctgcaatgcagaagacctgggttccctccctgggtcgggaagatcccttggagaaggaaatgacaatccactccagaattcttgcctggagaattcctcctccatggacagaggagcctggtgggctacagtccatgagaccaccaagagtcagacacgactgaacaactttcacttcacttacagaCATCACCTCTTCCAAAAGGCTGTCTCCAGCCACCTCAGCTAAAACATGCAGCTCCTTTCCATCTTTTCATTTACATTCAGCTTCCTGCCTGTTTGTTATTTGTTTGCTGCTTGTTTATTATCTGTCATCCTCATTAACGTGTGAGCTCCATGAGGGGAGGGACTGTCTCCTCTTCACCTTTCTTTCTtaatgcctagcacagtgcctctcagttcagtcgctcagtcatgtccgactttgcgaccccatggactgcagcacgccaggcctccctgtccatcaccaactcccagagtttacccaaactcacatccattgagccagtgatgccatccagccatctcatcctctgtcgtccccatctcctcctgccctcagtctttcccagcatcagggtcttttccagtgagtcagttcttcacatcaggtggccaaagtattggagcttcagcttcagccccagCCCTTccaaaatattcaggactgatttcctttaggattgactggtttgatctccttgctgtccaaggaactctcaagagtcttcaacaacaccacagttcaaaatcatcaattctttggcactcagctttctttatggtccaactctcatatccatacatgactactggaaaaaccatagctttgactatatggacctttgttggcaaagtaatatctctgctttttaattggttgtctaggttgatcatagcttttcttcccaggagcaagtgtcttttaatttcatggctgcaatcaccatctgcagtgattttggagccccccaaaataaagtctgtcactgtttccattgtttccccatgtatttgccatgaagttatgggaccaggtgccataatcttagttttctgaatgttgagttttgatgCACAGTGCCTGGTTGTCAGTAaataactgatgaatggataaaactaACATTTAGTGAAGGTTTAACTGGAGGCAAGTATCATCTTAAGTACTTTGCCTGTGTTAGTTGTTAGATACACATGACAATCTTATAACTTGGTTCTCTGGTACTCTCTCCATTTTGCAGGTGATGAAGGTAAAGCACAGAGAGTTTAGGTAATTTGCCCAGAGTTACGGTCTAGGGAGTAATAGTTAGAAATTGAACCTAGAAAGTCTGTCTCCAGAGTTTATCTGACTAGTGCTATATGGCCTTTTGgcacaagtgaatgaatgaatgaattagtgatAAAAGGTTCCTGTCCTAAAATGTCTCACAGCTCACAGAggaaagaagtgaagtcactgagttgtatccaactctttgcaaccccatggactgtagcctacaggctcctccgtccatgggattttccaggcaagaaaactggagtgggttgccatttccttctccaggagatcttcccaacccagggattgaacctgggtctccagcattataggcagacgctttaccatctgagccaccagggaagtcaagtttGGAAACATACAGTCATGATCAAGGGTGATGGAGATTCGGGATTATAGGGCCGTGGTGGTTGGTTGGACTTGTCTGAGGGGTTAGGGAAAATTCCCAGAGAGGGAGAAGACAGCTGAGGGCTTTGAAGGATGAGTAAGAGTTTTCTGAGCAAAAGGATAGAAGGCATTCAGGGTTTAGCAAGCTTTCCAATGGATGGTTTCTCTTCTTCCCCACAGAAGAATATGCCCTGGGGGATCTCCAACCCACTCTCCTAacctgtcctcctgcccccaggtcCCCACACCAAAGTTGTGCGGCGCATCTTCACCAACAGCCGGGAGCGATGGCGGCAGCAGAATGTGAACGGGGCCTTCGCTGAGCTCCGCAAGCTGATCCCCACACATCCCCCAGACAAGAAGCTCAGCAAGAATGAAATCCTCCGCCTGGCCATGAAGTACATCAACTTCCTGGCCAAGCTGCTCAATGACCAGGAGGAGGAAGGCACCCAGCGGGCCAAGCCTGGCAAGGACCCTGTAGTGGGGGCTggcggagggggtgggggaggagggggcagcgcGCCTCCTGAGGATCTCCTGCAGGACGTGCTCTCCCCGAACTCCAGCTGTGGCAGCTCCCTGGACGGGGCAGCCAGCCCGGACAGCTACACAGAAGAGCCAGCGCCCAAGCACACAGCCCGCAGCCTCCATCCTGCCATGCTGCCTGCTGCGGATGGAGCCGGTCCTCGGTGATGGGTCTGGGGTCACGCGGGATCAGCCGGGCAGGTGCCCTCAGGCTGCTGGGACCATGGGCTTTAGGGCAGGTGGGGTGAGTGTTGGGCAGCTCTGAAGTAGGACATGGACTTGA
This region includes:
- the TAL1 gene encoding T-cell acute lymphocytic leukemia protein 1 isoform X1; the encoded protein is MTEQPPSEAAHSDPPLEGRDAAEARMAPPHLVLLNGVAKETSRATPAEPPVIELGTRGGGPGGGPAGGGGAARDLKGREAAAAEARHRVPTTELCRPPGPAPASAPAELPGDGRMVQLSPPALAAPAAPGRALLYSLSQPLASLGSGFFGEPDAFPMFATNNRVKRRPSPYEMEITDGPHTKVVRRIFTNSRERWRQQNVNGAFAELRKLIPTHPPDKKLSKNEILRLAMKYINFLAKLLNDQEEEGTQRAKPGKDPVVGAGGGGGGGGGSAPPEDLLQDVLSPNSSCGSSLDGAASPDSYTEEPAPKHTARSLHPAMLPAADGAGPR
- the TAL1 gene encoding T-cell acute lymphocytic leukemia protein 1 isoform X2 produces the protein MCLCMCVRGCARRGECADGLCLRHAGSAEAEEGECRHAAGCEQKCGVLRGGGGGVDWRSLVSVSTGQECVSVRSGVKFFWILQPSVDSGFFGEPDAFPMFATNNRVKRRPSPYEMEITDGPHTKVVRRIFTNSRERWRQQNVNGAFAELRKLIPTHPPDKKLSKNEILRLAMKYINFLAKLLNDQEEEGTQRAKPGKDPVVGAGGGGGGGGGSAPPEDLLQDVLSPNSSCGSSLDGAASPDSYTEEPAPKHTARSLHPAMLPAADGAGPR